The Cylindrospermopsis curvispora GIHE-G1 genome contains a region encoding:
- a CDS encoding COP23 domain-containing protein encodes MNSKFSATVLVATLALSGILGLEHGQLKAQSSDDAFFDPSDPSQYNGTKFTCVAQGSDWSTVGQRPGGRPIPIIVWTKQGAQSFGENYNPKSRCELVTANLNQAVEDSAGNLYDVVLTWGKLTDGKTVICALSLKDEGGCDGNNTLFALKPENAKNPNRVLETLTQISIKGSSAGTVRETTGRLSVNLGKVVSQAAKRLPQQTPKTRTTPVNRPTKGTL; translated from the coding sequence ATGAACAGCAAATTCTCAGCCACAGTTTTAGTAGCAACCCTAGCCCTATCAGGCATTTTGGGTTTAGAACATGGTCAATTAAAAGCCCAATCATCAGATGACGCATTCTTTGATCCCAGCGATCCCAGTCAATATAACGGAACTAAATTTACCTGTGTAGCCCAAGGTAGCGACTGGTCCACAGTAGGACAGCGCCCCGGTGGTAGACCAATTCCCATAATTGTGTGGACAAAACAAGGAGCACAGTCCTTTGGCGAAAATTATAATCCCAAGAGCCGTTGTGAACTAGTTACAGCTAACCTCAACCAAGCGGTAGAAGATAGTGCTGGTAATCTTTACGACGTAGTCTTAACCTGGGGTAAACTTACTGATGGCAAAACTGTTATTTGCGCACTTTCTTTAAAGGATGAAGGAGGTTGTGATGGTAACAATACCCTGTTTGCGCTGAAACCCGAAAATGCCAAGAACCCTAACAGGGTTTTAGAAACCCTGACTCAAATTAGTATTAAGGGTTCTAGTGCAGGGACTGTTCGTGAAACAACAGGTCGTTTGAGTGTAAACCTAGGTAAAGTTGTCTCACAAGCAGCCAAGCGATTGCCTCAACAAACACCCAAAACTCGCACAACTCCCGTAAATAGACCCACTAAAGGTACTCTGTGA
- a CDS encoding DnaJ C-terminal domain-containing protein — protein MAGTDFKDYYSILGISKTASPEEIKQAFRKLARKYHPDVNPGNKQAEARFKEINEAYEVLSDPDKRKKYDQYGQYWKQVGEGGFPGGAGVDMSGFDFGQYGSFNDFLNDLFGGVGPRSSTSSRSGGRPSGFGGFGDFGFPDMGAQDSEFVITLSFAEAFAGVQKRFSLGNETIEVRIPAGAKTGTRLRVRGKGAVNPKSGQRGDLYLKTELSPHSFFQLEGDQLICEVPIAPDEAALGATIQVPTPDGHASVKLPAGVRSGQSLRLRGKGWPLPKGGRGDQLVKIAIVPPKDPTPQEREYYEKLRAIRSYDPRAHLQQIKF, from the coding sequence ATGGCTGGAACCGATTTTAAAGACTATTATTCAATTTTAGGAATCAGTAAAACTGCCAGTCCAGAAGAAATTAAACAAGCTTTTCGCAAACTAGCTCGTAAATACCACCCGGACGTTAATCCTGGAAATAAACAAGCTGAAGCAAGATTCAAAGAGATTAATGAAGCCTATGAAGTTCTCTCGGATCCAGATAAACGGAAAAAATATGACCAATATGGTCAATATTGGAAACAAGTAGGAGAAGGCGGTTTTCCTGGTGGTGCGGGAGTAGATATGAGTGGTTTTGACTTTGGTCAATACGGCAGTTTTAATGATTTCCTCAATGATTTATTTGGTGGGGTAGGACCTCGCAGCTCAACTTCTTCTCGGTCCGGTGGTAGACCCAGTGGTTTTGGTGGTTTTGGAGACTTTGGTTTTCCGGATATGGGTGCCCAAGATAGTGAATTTGTCATTACCCTAAGCTTCGCCGAGGCATTTGCAGGAGTGCAAAAACGATTCAGTTTAGGAAATGAAACCATTGAAGTGCGTATTCCCGCAGGGGCAAAAACTGGCACTCGTTTACGGGTGAGAGGTAAAGGTGCAGTTAACCCTAAGAGTGGACAAAGGGGAGATTTATATTTAAAGACAGAACTATCACCCCATTCATTTTTTCAACTTGAAGGTGACCAACTAATTTGCGAAGTGCCAATCGCACCAGACGAAGCAGCTTTAGGTGCGACCATCCAGGTTCCCACACCTGATGGTCATGCCAGCGTAAAATTACCCGCAGGAGTGCGTTCTGGTCAGTCTCTGCGCTTACGTGGTAAGGGATGGCCCCTACCCAAGGGCGGTCGTGGTGACCAGTTGGTAAAAATTGCCATTGTACCCCCTAAAGACCCCACTCCCCAAGAGCGGGAATATTACGAGAAACTGCGTGCTATCCGTAGTTATGATCCTCGTGCTCATTTACAGCAAATTAAATTCTGA
- a CDS encoding glucose-1-phosphate adenylyltransferase: MKRVLAIILGGGAGTRLYPLTKLRAKPAVPVAGKYRLIDIPVSNCINSEIFKIYVLTQFNSASLNRHIARAYNFSGFSDGFVEVLAAQQTPENPNWFQGTADAVRQYIWMLQEWDVDEFLILSGDHLYRMDYRLFVQRHRETNADITLSVIPIDGRRASDFGLMKIDSAGRVIDFSEKPKGEALAKMQVDTTILGLTSEEARSQPYIASMGIYVFKKDVLIKLLRESLEKTDFGKEIIPDAAKDHNVQAYLFDGYWEDIGTIEAFYNANLALTQQPVPPFSFYDEEAPIYTRARYLPPSKLLDCDIKESMIGEGCILKNCRIQHSVLGVRSRVESGSIVEESLIMGSDFYQPSVERVCNLDKGDIPLGIGTDTIIRRAIIDKNARIGHNVRIINKDNVQEAEREKQGFYIRSGIVVVLKNAVIPDGTII; the protein is encoded by the coding sequence GTGAAAAGAGTTTTAGCAATTATTCTAGGTGGGGGAGCGGGTACAAGACTGTACCCCCTGACTAAGCTCAGGGCTAAACCAGCAGTACCTGTGGCTGGTAAATACCGGTTAATAGATATCCCCGTTAGTAACTGTATAAATTCAGAGATTTTTAAAATTTACGTTCTTACACAGTTTAACTCAGCATCCCTAAATCGTCATATTGCTCGTGCTTACAATTTTAGTGGCTTCAGCGATGGCTTTGTAGAGGTACTAGCAGCACAACAAACTCCGGAAAACCCCAATTGGTTCCAGGGAACCGCTGATGCTGTACGTCAGTACATTTGGATGTTACAGGAATGGGATGTAGATGAATTTCTGATTCTTTCTGGTGATCATCTATATCGGATGGATTACCGTTTATTTGTCCAGCGCCATCGGGAGACCAACGCTGATATTACCCTTTCGGTAATTCCCATAGATGGTCGTCGGGCCTCGGATTTTGGTTTAATGAAAATTGACAGTGCTGGTCGGGTAATTGACTTTAGTGAGAAACCCAAAGGTGAAGCCCTGGCAAAAATGCAGGTAGATACCACTATTTTGGGTCTAACCAGCGAAGAAGCCCGATCACAGCCCTATATTGCCTCTATGGGCATTTATGTCTTTAAAAAAGACGTTCTCATTAAACTTTTGAGGGAGTCCTTAGAAAAAACCGATTTTGGCAAAGAAATTATCCCCGACGCTGCCAAAGATCACAATGTTCAAGCATATCTATTCGATGGTTACTGGGAAGATATAGGTACAATCGAAGCCTTCTACAATGCTAACCTGGCCCTAACCCAACAACCAGTCCCCCCCTTTAGCTTCTATGATGAGGAAGCACCTATTTATACCCGCGCCCGCTACCTACCACCTTCCAAATTATTGGACTGTGATATCAAAGAATCCATGATTGGTGAAGGTTGTATCTTGAAAAACTGCCGCATTCAACATTCGGTATTGGGAGTGCGATCGCGTGTGGAGTCAGGTTCCATAGTTGAGGAATCTTTAATTATGGGTTCAGACTTCTATCAACCTTCAGTGGAAAGGGTATGTAACCTGGACAAAGGAGACATTCCTTTAGGTATTGGCACGGATACAATTATTCGCCGAGCGATCATTGACAAGAATGCTCGCATTGGTCATAATGTTAGGATAATCAACAAAGACAACGTCCAGGAAGCGGAGCGAGAAAAACAAGGTTTCTACATCCGTAGCGGTATAGTTGTGGTTTTAAAAAATGCTGTTATTCCCGATGGAACTATCATCTAG